The genomic window tgaaaataaaatttacaagGAAAATTCTATGCAATGAATATTGACAAAACAAATGTGAAACATTTCCTCTTGCTAACAAAGTTGGTAATGTCTGTTTATTTATTCTAAAAGCCTGTGTGTCTGTGAAGCAGTTCCTCCAGCATCAACTCTTccccacagctctcagctgctttTCAACACTCTCGGTCCAAAGTGTTTTTCTTATCAGCATAAGGTGGGAATAATTCACCAGAATAGGAGGGAATACATCAGGTTCTCAACCTTGCAGCAGTGTTCAGGCTCTTTATCCCTAAAGAAGGTGCTGATCCAAGGATTTGTGAAATCCCAGAATACTTCACGTATGGCCTTTTCTTTGGGCTAGACCACCCTTAAATAACATCTTCTAGAACAGGAGAGGAATTAAAGCAGGGCTCTGAcacaaccaaaataaaattcttgCTGGGCATTCTCTCCTCAGgccattttcttccaaaataccCAATAACTCAAATACCCAATAACTCAAATAGCCACTCAAGTAGGGCTTGAAGATGAATTATGACATTGTCCCCCACATTAAAGCAGTTGTAATTCCTCCACCAGGAGCTGGTTTGTGATCAGCTTGGCTCATACCTTTGAAACAGGCAGGGAGGGTGAAGTTGCCATCCACACATGCCACATCTACAGTGTAGGCACAggatttttccttgttcttGCAGAAGAAGGATACAGTTTCCCCATGCAGAATGCCATCCTTCAGGTCATTCTGAACTCTCTTCTTCTCACCATTGTACAATACTACAGCTTTCTTAACTGGTATTTTACATGGTGCtgtaaaaaaatccagttatAAGGAACAGGTTTGAAAAGGGGGTAGATTAGATGCCATCAGAATTCTGTATAGGTGACATTTGGGAATGAAAATGTGTCCCACATATAGACAGAACTTCTGCTGGTATTAAAATGCTGAACAACTTCAGACCCTGAAGTACAGGGTCAAAAGCTTCCAGTGAAAATCCAGCCTCAGTAAAATTTCTAATGGTGTGAAataggaagaggagaggaaatacTCAGACAAAATAAAGTTGCATGGCTGATCACTGAAGTCGGTTCAGATACATCATGTCATACAACATTTAGTGTTGGGAGTGGGTTTAGATTATCAGGGCCTTGCAATTCCTTTTTTGGCTTCCTCTTGAGCACAGCTCTAGCACAAAGGAATGACAACTCAACAGTCAGAGCAGTGGTCTGATGGAAGAATTCAGTTTGATTCCTGGTTTCTAAGAGAGGGGGTGTGCTTACCTCTACAGGCTGGCTTCGTGGACCAGTTTCCAGTGTTTTCACAGCGGGAATGCTTGGATCCCTCCATCACATAGCCAGGCTGGCAGCCAAAGCTGACACTTTCGTTGTAGTGATACGTTCTGCGGACAGCAAACTCTATGAACCCATTTTCTATTCCTATTGGAGTGGGGCAGGTGACAACTGGGGGACAAAACCAAAGCTTTATCAGTGTCATGGGTCAAAAAGACACCGTATTATATCCCTGAAAAATGGATAAAATCTTTCATGGTGGTTCATTGCAGCCTCTttcacaggaaaacacagccaggGGAAAGAGCttaaaaaccacaacaaataaataaacatttcttgttttaaacACACATCTATTGCAATCTGTGGTTATAACATGATTTAAACATGGTGTAATTTtactaaaagcagggaagtttTTAGGACTGAGAGTCAGGTTGACTGTTTCTTAGGTGAATCTGAGCACTTAGAATCAAATTTTGGCTGCACACTGGAGGCCATGCTCAGGTTTCCCACTGTGCACCACGTTTAGCAGGGTTTGTTTATATAACCTTTACACCTGCAGCAAATATTTTGTCAATCCGGTTGTGTGCCGTGGGTTAGCAATCCCCTTGAACCACGAGCCTGAATGATTGCAGAATTCAACTGCAGAATAATTGTGCTGTGTGTTTGCAATaacagctgtaaaaaaaaattaaaatattgttgTTCATTTAGTTCCGTATATATaatttcagtaatattttttgGTGTGGATAAAAGTGAGTTACTCACCCTTGCACACTGGAATGCTGCTCCAGGTCCCATTGGCCATGCAGGTGGCTGTCTCATTCCCAATCAGGGCGAGAGGAGGGACACATTCAAACAGGATCGTGTCCAGGAAATGAGAGATATTTCCAGGATTTAAGCGACGGTAAGAGAGGACCCCGAATTCCGGGAGCAATGGAGGTGCACAAGTCACCGCTACAAAAGCACAGCATTGAGAAAATTAAGGCTTAAAGATACTATTATTGTAGAATCAGAGGAGCAACATTCTTATGACTACATGAACCCACATGGAATCATAACTGGCAAAACAtagtttaaattaaaagtgaCAGGGGCCTCAGAGTATGGAATTCATGAGCTTTCCTGGATTTTTCAGACAATATTATTGCTTTTCAGTAACGTGTTTTTGCAGGATAGGTTATAGCAAAACCCTGCATAAGTACAAAGGCATGACAATATCCTCTTTTTATACACAGGGAGGAGGAATTTGAGTGGATAAGCATCTTACCTTCACCTGTAAATAGCATCCCTGATCCCGACCTTTTGTACAGACCTTTAAAGTGTATTTCTCTAAAATCCGCACATATAAAACCAAATATGCAGCATTCTGCTTGATTTTTCCTGACCAGCTTTTGCACAGCACTAGAGGAGACTTCTGAATAAGAGTATATATAATTTGAGCAATGGAATGCAATTGTTCTGGAATAGGAATAAGGATAGAATAGTTCTTTGTTATTGAAACACATACGTTGACACTGTGGAAAAGTTCCAGTCCATTTTCCATCTGCCATGCACTGGCTTGTTCTTGACCCAACGAGGTTGTAGCTGGAAACAAACAGTCCTGGTTATCAGAACAGGGAGATCAATCAAAGATCTGTCATTTCTCATGAACAGAATTAAGAGTCCAACTCTGAAATCCTTCTTTAGTTTAGCAATTCCTGACCTCAAAGGAATTCTAGAATCAGATCTGAAAAATTGTTAATATTCAAATATTGCAAAGATCCAGGCAGAAGGCTTGATACAAGAAGACATTTTGTTGTTTCAACTTTATATTCTGTTTTACATATTAATTTCTACGATTGATTAATACTATGGATGTATGTAAATAGCAAACATTGATCTGTGATTGCTAATGCAAATGTTATGGTTTCTTGGGAGGACTTCCTAGTTAATTATGGCAATTAGGATCAAATATTGGAAAGAACTCAGCACTCTTAAGAACTAAAGTCACTGAGGTGCATTATTGTATTTTAGTCACAGACATTTCAATTTCCATATGCACATTACACACTTCTCTCCCATCCTCTGCACTCACACTATTAGCATTTACTCTgggttttaaagaaatattcatcACGTGTCTGGCATTTCAATAGCACACAGCTGAAAACCAGTAAATTCTAATTAGCAAAATCAAATGAAGTCCCATTGCTACATTTGGTGTCATAGttgaatttatttattccttaTCTTGCTCCTGTTTTACAGAAGGAAGTTGTTGAGGCTGTTGGCACTTCTCAGTGAGCTCTAGGCTGTGTCTCACCTGTGACCTTCCAGGAAAGCACTGTTCAGTCATTAATTACCCAAGTACAATTAAATACCTGCCACTATCAAATACTTCCCTGCATTTACcataactattttttaaaatgcatccTCATTTCTAAAGCTAACGAGTAGCCTTGAGTAGAAGTGCATTTACTGCAGGTAAGTTAGGATTAACCTCATGTTTTCATTTACTGAGCTTGGAAAGGCATAGAAACACAATTTCCAGTCTCCAGAGCCCGACAGCATAACTTTGATGGAGATTATCTACTCACTGCTGTTGGATTTCATCTCATGATGTAACAAGAGGATTTGAAAAGCAGGGGAAAGCAGTCCAGAATAAATCTTTGCATAAAATCCCTATCTCTGCTATTTTGGTGGTTTCCATGTTTGTAAGACTTTTCTTTGGAGTAGCAAAGCTCCATAATGTTATAGCCAAGACTGGACAGAGGTGGATCACCAGacaggcttttttttaatgatttctgaaATGTAGATGAGTTTTTATGTGCAGTTTTCTATGTTCTCTGTCTTGCAGATGGGTGATACTACAATGTGATTTAGGTTGTTTATTTGTCAGCATGAGGAAGGGAACACTTACCCTGGATCACATGAGAAAGTTACAGTACTCTGGTACTGGAACTCttcaaaatccattttcccattcttcagcgggggaggagggggacaTCTCTTTGCtgtgtattaaatatttttttaaaaaaggataaCATTATCTCATTAGGCATGAAATAACAATTTCATTATAATGGGAACAAGTAGATAGATCATAAAGATTCATCCTGGTGTCTTTCATATTTCTCCACTCCCATGTACTACATTCCACAAGTCTGGCTGTTCTATGTGTCTATCAAAATACAAGTTTTtgtgattaaatatttttaacacttGATTGTCTAAGGAACGTAACTTCTCTAcattgaaatgataaaaatGTCCACTGAGGAATGCAATAAATGCAGGGGTTATCAAGCAGTGTGTGCTGTTAGAGAATaagtgctgctgggctggggcagatgAAGATTCACAGTGTCAGGTCcaatctccatccccatccagGAGCAGGGGCTTAAAGGGAAGTGTGGGACATGGATGGGAAGATCCTTCCCCTGTTACcacccctcttcccctacgcCTTGCTGTCTTCCAACAAgtgagggaggaaaaactggAGAGAGATCTGTATTCTGGAGAGAGATCTGTTTAAATACATCCCATTCCTCACATGGATTATAAAATGTCCTTTTCAGATCCATGCACGCCGTAAATGCAGGAGCAGGAGTTGCTGTTACTCACGGAGGCAGAGTAGGGTGTTGAAGGCCCACTTGCCGGTCGGGAGGCAGGTGTACTTCCTCTGCCCACTGTTGGGCATGAACCCGGGCCGGCAGGTGTATTCCACTTCCTCACCCACTTCATACACCTTTTTGTCTACATTAATTGTGGCAAAGAGAACTTCTGGTGGCCTGGGACAGACTGGAGGAGAGGAGATATTTTACAAGAAATTGGGTAAAAAAACTGgagctgtttttatttctcaacaGTAGCAGAGGATTCGCTATTATTATGAGTTACAGTATCTCCCTGCCCTGAGCTACACTGTCCTTTTGTCTTAACTGAGGCAGCTGATGGTGGCCGTAAGTattaaccagaaaaaaacatgttGTTCTTCTCCCCAGCATCTCTATCAATGGCCCCAATTAGATTCTATGTcactttttaaactaaaattcacttttccttcaaaatagATTTATGAAGGTGGTGCACAAAGTGAGTCAATTACAGTAAATTACCTTGGAAAAAACAGGGTGAGAGGGACTTAGAAGCAAACGAAtgcctttcatttttaatctaAATCAGTTTGGTGGGGTCAGCCTGAAATCaggtattttttcttgtaattaagtttcttttttttttcctctggtttctCCAATTTTTCTGTTCACTGGAGTAGACCCTCTGTTACATGAGACAGCTCTGATTCCCAAACAGCTCTAACACGTTGACAGCATGAACAACTCATCACCCAGAGGGTGAGAACAGGAGGGAACAGCAACGGAGGAACAGAGGGTGCAGCCTGAGCTCCTGCTGAGGACACAAAGAGAGGCTCCTGCTGGCATTGTGGGGAGagcacagagggacacggggCTCAGGATGGAGAAATAAATGGCAAACACAGGGAGAGGGGACATGAGACAGTTCCCAGAGCCCTTGGcatggaggaaaggaggagaaaagtgaGGCAGGAGTTGTGCGGGCATGGAGGAGTGAGCAGACGAGCAGAGATGGAGCAGGTTAATTGCTGGCACACACACTTTCCCCCTGGCATCCAGGCAGCCTGGCTCCCACAACATCTGTcagcatttcttctgctttccttcattttataCTTTTGTACACAGCCACTCACCTCACCACAGGAAGAGACAgaggaaagaatggaaagggaaaagagaagaaaagctttttagaGAAAACCCCTGTTCAAAACTCTTGACCAGGATTATCTAGAGGCTTTAAAATCCCATTGTTTTCTCCAGTTTCACCCATTCCCACTTCAGGATGGGGCTGCCCATAGGAAGTGGAAGACACTCACCTTTGGACGCAAGAGCGCAGTGGCTCAGAGCCACGACGCACCCGAGCAGTGCCAGGGGGTGCATCCCTGCCAGTCCCTGACGTCCCGAGTGCCCCCCAGGCCAGTGCTCTTCCCTTAAAACGAGGGCACCCACAAAAGGATGGTTACATATTAACTCTTTGTGTTTATTTCCATCCCAGTAAACAGAAGATAAAAGCTTCCTTGTGTCGCTGCTAATAAAGGCTGAAGCAACCATCACATGTTTCATTTAGTGCATAATGCAGGAATTCAGATGGCAATTTCTGCTCCACACAGGCTCCTCTCTGGTTGTTTCTGCAGAGCTTCTCCTGTTGGGACTGATGGTGTTGGGAAAAACAGTACTCTCAACATCTGTGTAGGATGGGGGTATTTGGAATGCAAAATTGGGTTGAATAATAGAACTCTCACTCCGAGGCTCATGCTTATCACTCGAGCGTGGACATTTCTGTGTACCAAAGACTCCTGATAGTTATAGCAAGACAATTTTAAGGCAAACTGATCTGTTTTGGAGTGACATTGTATTGTCATGTGCCTCCAGTGATGTACCAACCTCATGCCAGTTTACATAGATGATGATCTGGCCTGAAACTTCAGGCTTCAGGGCCCAGTTTGATCTGATTCCTGTTGTCTCCCAATTACCAGATaaccaaaagcagcagagacagtgctcagtgccagcactgcaggaaggCTGAAATGATGAATCTTGTGCTTACTTGTAACAAGGGGGTTATAAATCATATTTTTGGGTGGCATAAAGCCTTGTTTCGGAGCTGCAAGTTTGGGTCATCAAGTCAGAACTCAGGTATTGGCTGAGGTTCTGATCACTGCAGTTCTCCTAATTTAGCAGATTTTAACTGCAGGAGCATCTGAAGTGCAACCAAAATAACATTTGTGTAATGATTGTTCCACAGTTTGGTGTTTCTAATCTAAGTATCCTCCTCCCCTGCTGACTCACAGCGTGTGAGGGGGAGTGAGGGACATTTGAAGCTCTGAGAGAAGCTGGGTTATGTCAAGCTCTTACTGCTGGGATCTCAAtagtttgtttggggtttttttatgaaatttctctgtttgtatttgaaacaaaaattttagCCACAACATTAAACAATTGGGAACATGCTATTcttctcagaaagaaaagactATGAATGTCCTACTCAGAGTATTTACCAAATACACATTGCTGAAGGGCAAAGTACCACTGCTAAACCAACAGAAAAAGATTgacttaattttctgtatttacatctgattatttttccatttgtcacagcctgcttcttcctcctttctttcacAAGTAGCTTTTCCCTTAAAGGCACACTGCTGTAATGAACTTTATTGCTTCTGGCTTAAATCCTTCCTTAGATCTGCCCGATATTTGGATTATAtccttttctgtgtttaaaataccGGGAATGGATGGCAGCAAGTTGGGGCATTTTGGTGTTGCTCACACGCAGTTCCTCTGGCGCGCAGCAGGGGACGCAACGCGCTCTGCCTTAAACGGGAAATTCCAACGTTTCTGTACTActaaaaaacaaggaaaaaaaagttacattacCTGCACGTTCATTTTCCCATCGATTATTGTGAGCGAAAACTTTAGTGCTCCTAAAATTGAGACTTAAAACTGCATGTGAAAGGGACAGGGGAATgaatatttacatatttcaCATAAGCGCAGAGTAACTGCCAATGTTGTGATTCTTCTTGAAAACTTATTCTCTGCAATAAGAAACATCTGAAAGTATGTTAAAAATAACTGTGTATGTTCCAGAACTGGAGAAGTCCAGAGGAGCACACTGAGTTAATCATGAgactggagcccctctgctctcagccaggctgggataGCGGGGGGTGTTCActtggagaggagaaagcttcagggagacctcagagccccttccagggcctaaaggggctccaggagctggagagggacttgggacaagggcttGGAgggacagaacaagggggaaagcccttaagctgaaggagggcaggattagatgggatattgggaagaaattgttccttgTGAGCATGGTGAGGCTCTGGTACAGGtagcccagagaagctgtggcctGTCTCCCAGGAAGTGtacaaggccaggctggacggggcttggagcagcctgggatagtgaaaggtgtccatgcccatggcaggggtggatgagatgatccttaaggtcccttccaactcaaaccattctggtTCTATGAAGATGTGACTTTTATTGTGTGGATTCACCTTGGCACAGCATGAGCAAACTGACCTAGTTCTTGCTGTGTTTGTGATTGTGTGCAGTTATATACATCAGCTGATTTTCCATCAAATCCAGCCCACTCCTTTCACATGTGAGCTATTTAATATTACAGCTCCTGCAAACCAAATAATGAAGCAGAATTTTGTTTCATCAGAGACCACATAAGCACAGAGCAGAGTGGTGGTCTCTACCCCAAATACTGTCATATGCTAAAGAAAGACATGGCAGCTGCAAGCAGAGAAAGCAGGGCAGGAACACTCTGAGGTGGCATCAGCCAGTGTGATGTGAGCCAGATCAGTATCCCAGCAGTCTGATTGTTACCTGGGGTTGTGCTAACACAGCCTAAAGGGACAATATGCAGGAGGATGTGAACAAACTACCTTTGCAGAAGTGGTGCTGCCCCGGCTAAAATACGAAGGGCAGCAAAGCAGAGACTAAGAGTGAAGGTTTGAAAAGGCAGGAATTAAATGATGGAGACTGGCATTGCTGGCTGATCAGAGGGGTTTCTGCAAGGAATGGGAGAAAGGAACAGGATAAGCCAGCAAAGGCCTTAAAAGTGaaggtaaaaatgaagaagaaggaggaaaaaatagaggaaaataaaactgatgaTGAAAAGCAATCTGTGCAGCAGCATTCTTCATTGACACCATGATGAACTGGAGCTGTCAGGACAATAGGAAAAGACACAATAATCGGGACATGAGATAATAAGGTAAGCAAAGGCTTTCAGACGGGAATTGGTCTCTCCTGGAGTTGTTACGCAGGAAGTTTTCAAGAACCAGGCAGACTGAAGGTCAGTGAGGTCACAGTTCCCAGCTAATGAGGCAGACCTTCTGTCCTCCCTCTAACCTGTTGTTCTGCTTCTCTAGTTGGTGCTGTCATCTTCCTGATGTTATAGGATGTGTCACTCTGGTCCTGCCACAGACTTGCTGGGGGTCTGTCCTGCTGGACAGTGAGGGCTGGGTCTGCACTACCTTCTGTTCTCAAGATTTTATGGCTTTTCTTCAATCACAAAATGCACCATACAGCCAGGTAAAGATGCTGAAGTTTCTCAAATCAACAGGAATGTGTTGACTGGGGACACTGAGAAAGAATGTTAAGGAGAGGTCTGAGTGCAGCCATTCTTGTGTGCCAGCCCCTGCTTGCTGCAGATTCAGATTTCTCTGGCATGAAAGCTGGCTTTGGGGCAGCAATGGGACCAGCAATCTCATCCTTTACCTGCAAGGATCAGATATTCAGATTACAGCACCCTTCCcactctttcttttgttccacCTGTTGGTCACCGCGTTGTCATATTCAGCCAGCCAGAAACCCGGATCCACTTGCACGATATTATTTTCCAGtgaaattttatataaatatatatatctgtgtataaatttatttatatttctttattgcctggtctagtggaaggtgtccctgcccatggcagggggctgggacaggatgatctttaaggtcccttccaacccgaaccattcAATGATTCTGTGTCATTGGAGGTAAACATGCAGTAACAGATACTGACCTGACAGAATGTCTCAGTCACAG from Corvus hawaiiensis isolate bCorHaw1 chromosome 19, bCorHaw1.pri.cur, whole genome shotgun sequence includes these protein-coding regions:
- the APOH gene encoding beta-2-glycoprotein 1 isoform X1, with protein sequence MHPLALLGCVVALSHCALASKVCPRPPEVLFATINVDKKVYEVGEEVEYTCRPGFMPNSGQRKYTCLPTGKWAFNTLLCLPKRCPPPPPLKNGKMDFEEFQYQSTVTFSCDPGYNLVGSRTSQCMADGKWTGTFPQCQPVTCAPPLLPEFGVLSYRRLNPGNISHFLDTILFECVPPLALIGNETATCMANGTWSSIPVCKVVTCPTPIGIENGFIEFAVRRTYHYNESVSFGCQPGYVMEGSKHSRCENTGNWSTKPACRAPCKIPVKKAVVLYNGEKKRVQNDLKDGILHGETVSFFCKNKEKSCAYTVDVACVDGNFTLPACFKERGFFSTLVKKDPSDMKACEDEA
- the APOH gene encoding beta-2-glycoprotein 1 isoform X2, whose translation is MHPLALLGCVVALSHCALASKAKRCPPPPPLKNGKMDFEEFQYQSTVTFSCDPGYNLVGSRTSQCMADGKWTGTFPQCQPVTCAPPLLPEFGVLSYRRLNPGNISHFLDTILFECVPPLALIGNETATCMANGTWSSIPVCKVVTCPTPIGIENGFIEFAVRRTYHYNESVSFGCQPGYVMEGSKHSRCENTGNWSTKPACRAPCKIPVKKAVVLYNGEKKRVQNDLKDGILHGETVSFFCKNKEKSCAYTVDVACVDGNFTLPACFKERGFFSTLVKKDPSDMKACEDEA